In one window of Frigoriglobus tundricola DNA:
- a CDS encoding type II toxin-antitoxin system VapC family toxin, producing MTAPPPLFPNVTHPPGFVLTVSVALVWVVRNRTPTSCPYDVVTALFRTTALVPESWLLDLADALVAEERQGAIAAAQASTNLSILNGYPIAIDPGTHIRAWGDILTLARTHTIAVRDAAYLELALRLKRPLATTDATLLRAASAAGVPVFTP from the coding sequence ATGACCGCCCCGCCTCCGCTGTTCCCGAACGTCACTCACCCGCCGGGTTTCGTGCTGACGGTGTCTGTCGCGCTCGTCTGGGTCGTGCGAAACCGAACGCCAACGAGCTGTCCGTATGATGTGGTCACGGCCTTGTTCCGAACGACCGCGCTCGTTCCCGAATCCTGGCTGCTCGATCTGGCCGACGCGCTGGTTGCTGAGGAACGACAAGGGGCGATCGCCGCGGCTCAGGCGAGCACGAATCTCTCAATTCTGAATGGTTACCCGATTGCGATCGATCCCGGCACGCACATCCGAGCCTGGGGCGACATCCTGACCCTGGCCCGCACTCACACGATCGCCGTGCGGGACGCCGCGTACCTCGAACTCGCTCTCCGCTTGAAGCGCCCTCTCGCTACAACAGATGCCACTCTCCTCCGCGCCGCGTCCGCGGCCGGTGTCCCGGTCTTCACCCCCTGA
- a CDS encoding DUF5684 domain-containing protein, with amino-acid sequence MEILLAVLCPLAIFLTFFLVIVAGAWKVFVKAGQPGWASIVPVYNQYVFVVEIAKKDMVMFIATLFIPFVGIIPCMDVAEKFGKSKAYYLGKEVAQGVT; translated from the coding sequence ATGGAAATTCTCCTTGCTGTTCTGTGCCCTTTGGCCATTTTTCTCACTTTCTTTCTCGTCATTGTGGCGGGAGCTTGGAAGGTGTTCGTGAAGGCCGGACAACCGGGTTGGGCCTCCATCGTTCCGGTTTACAACCAGTACGTGTTCGTCGTTGAGATCGCGAAAAAAGATATGGTGATGTTCATCGCGACGCTGTTCATTCCGTTCGTGGGTATCATCCCCTGTATGGACGTGGCAGAAAAGTTCGGCAAGTCAAAAGCTTATTACCTCGGCAAGGAAGTTGCTCAAGGTGTAACATAA
- a CDS encoding TIGR03067 domain-containing protein encodes MKSLTAFVSVVLLVGPGATRDDPAKHALAVADELQRFQGTWKLDSWDEDGQALAAAELKKRGVFFGGNIFIFSRDGKGFQAGTLQIDPSKSPALVNLSVYEGEGKDDVMLGIYALEGDTLRLCFDPKGQARPLGFKSEKNAGLTRIALKKPKPPADETVNIVGKYRSEVVEAAFGKVTVTEVFVEKRGDAYAVTYRLGDKVLFVGTAIRKGDQLSMGWVSAGQVGVSVYKIDAGPKLAGEYTVLGGIGATAKEVLTPWKKVD; translated from the coding sequence ATGAAGTCGCTCACCGCCTTCGTTTCGGTCGTGCTGCTGGTCGGACCGGGTGCGACCCGAGACGATCCCGCGAAGCACGCGCTGGCCGTGGCCGACGAACTTCAGCGGTTCCAGGGCACGTGGAAACTGGATTCGTGGGACGAGGACGGTCAGGCGCTCGCCGCCGCGGAACTGAAAAAGCGCGGCGTCTTCTTCGGCGGCAACATCTTCATCTTCAGCCGCGACGGCAAGGGCTTCCAGGCCGGAACCCTCCAGATCGACCCCAGCAAGTCGCCGGCGCTCGTCAACCTCTCGGTCTACGAGGGCGAGGGGAAGGACGACGTGATGCTCGGTATCTACGCGCTGGAGGGCGACACCCTTCGACTCTGCTTCGATCCGAAAGGACAGGCGCGCCCGCTCGGCTTCAAGTCAGAAAAGAACGCCGGCCTCACACGGATCGCGCTGAAGAAGCCCAAGCCGCCCGCGGACGAGACCGTGAACATCGTCGGCAAGTACCGCTCCGAAGTGGTCGAGGCCGCGTTCGGGAAGGTGACCGTTACGGAGGTGTTCGTGGAGAAACGCGGCGACGCTTACGCGGTGACGTACCGCCTCGGCGACAAGGTGCTCTTCGTCGGTACGGCCATCCGCAAGGGCGATCAGCTCTCGATGGGGTGGGTCAGCGCCGGTCAGGTCGGCGTCAGCGTGTACAAGATCGACGCCGGCCCCAAACTCGCGGGCGAGTACACGGTCCTGGGCGGCATCGGCGCGACCGCCAAGGAGGTGCTCACGCCCTGGAAGAAGGTCGATTGA
- a CDS encoding PIN domain-containing protein, protein MIFPIFLPPNRYPPKFVLDVSVAAAWAIPRHYTVYTNRVQFKLLTAAGLVTAAWTFETADRLRLALQRGDTTQSRVDRVVDTLALLPIYVDDEGPFRAWPDARDLARTHAISVHAASAAGVPLFTP, encoded by the coding sequence ATGATCTTCCCGATCTTCCTGCCGCCGAACCGGTACCCACCGAAATTTGTGCTGGACGTTTCGGTTGCCGCGGCGTGGGCGATCCCGCGCCACTACACCGTCTACACCAACCGCGTACAGTTCAAATTGCTCACGGCAGCCGGACTGGTGACGGCCGCCTGGACTTTCGAGACAGCGGACCGGCTACGGTTAGCGTTGCAACGAGGCGATACGACGCAGTCGCGCGTCGATCGGGTCGTCGACACGCTCGCTCTGCTTCCAATCTACGTTGACGACGAGGGGCCGTTTCGGGCGTGGCCCGACGCACGGGATCTCGCCCGCACGCACGCCATTTCGGTTCACGCCGCGTCCGCGGCCGGCGTGCCGCTCTTCACCCCCTGA
- a CDS encoding aldo/keto reductase, translating to MRTRTLGNSDLTVTAIGFGAWAIGGGGWAFGWGAQDDADSVATIREALDLGINWIDTAAVYGLGHSEEVVARALEGVAQRPYVFTKCARVWDANRQIGKSLKAQSIRAECEASLKRLKVDAIDLYQIHWPEPPGDIDEGWHTLVKLKEEGKIRWAGVSNFSADQMAQVSKFGPITSLQPPYSLIRPEVEEGVLPYCRAHNVGVIAYSPMASGLLTGAMTRARIAALPADDWRKEKNRHYQEPLLTRNLNLVELLRGIGTRHGRTPGEVAIAWVLRHPAVTGAIVGARKPGQLKELVGAADWRLTPAEADEIDGYLKANPA from the coding sequence ATGCGAACCCGCACGCTCGGCAATTCGGACCTGACCGTCACCGCGATCGGCTTCGGCGCGTGGGCCATCGGCGGCGGCGGGTGGGCGTTCGGCTGGGGCGCTCAGGACGACGCGGACAGCGTCGCCACGATCCGCGAGGCCCTCGACCTGGGCATCAACTGGATCGACACCGCCGCAGTGTACGGTCTGGGCCACTCGGAAGAGGTCGTGGCGCGGGCGCTCGAGGGCGTGGCACAGCGGCCGTATGTGTTCACCAAGTGTGCGAGGGTGTGGGACGCGAACCGGCAGATCGGCAAGAGCCTGAAGGCGCAGAGCATCCGCGCGGAGTGCGAGGCCAGCCTGAAGCGCCTGAAGGTGGACGCGATCGACCTCTACCAGATCCACTGGCCGGAACCGCCGGGGGACATCGACGAGGGCTGGCACACACTAGTGAAGCTCAAAGAGGAAGGGAAGATCCGCTGGGCCGGGGTCTCCAACTTCAGCGCGGACCAGATGGCGCAGGTGTCGAAATTCGGGCCGATCACGTCGCTTCAACCGCCGTACTCCCTGATCCGGCCGGAGGTGGAGGAGGGCGTCCTTCCGTACTGCCGGGCGCACAACGTCGGCGTGATCGCCTATTCACCGATGGCGAGCGGGCTGCTCACCGGTGCCATGACCCGCGCGCGCATCGCGGCGCTGCCGGCGGACGACTGGCGGAAGGAGAAGAACCGGCACTACCAGGAGCCGCTGCTCACGCGCAACCTGAACCTGGTGGAGCTGCTCCGGGGCATCGGCACGCGGCACGGGCGCACGCCGGGCGAGGTGGCGATCGCGTGGGTGCTGCGGCACCCGGCGGTAACGGGCGCGATCGTGGGCGCCCGGAAGCCCGGCCAACTGAAGGAACTGGTCGGCGCCGCCGACTGGCGGTTGACGCCGGCCGAGGCGGATGAGATAGATGGGTACCTGAAGGCGAACCCGGCGTGA
- a CDS encoding alkaline phosphatase family protein, with amino-acid sequence MQPIVLINAVGLTPRLLEHAPRLKAVAAKGWATDMPEVLPAVTCTAQATLLTGTLPNTHGVVANGWLHHSTNEVRFWQQCNRLIQAEPLYETARARAKLRQQDFTSAKLFWWFNQGAAVDISVTPKPHYAVNGNKAFGIAGTPPELTERLERTLGPFPFPAFWGPMAGIKSTQWIARAAAEVIRIEQPTLALVYLPHLDYDPQRFGPSGCDLARCVQELDDACVPVLAAAEERGAQVWVVSEYGHCDVSRPVYLNRGLRAAGLLEVRNGPFGEQLDPYGSRAFAVVDHQLAHVYVRDSADLARVRAVLAGVPGVAKLYTGEERAALHLDHRRSGEIVLLAEPDAWFAYPFWLDDRLAPDYARAVAIHHKPGFDPCELFFDPKMLFPKLHSARRLLEKKLGFRTTFDVVPLDARVVRGSHGLAAADPLDRPILIGHGPNPNASVPMTRVKELLLEAMGLPA; translated from the coding sequence ATGCAACCCATCGTACTGATTAACGCGGTCGGCCTCACGCCCCGGCTGCTCGAACACGCCCCGCGCCTCAAAGCCGTCGCGGCCAAGGGCTGGGCCACCGACATGCCGGAGGTGCTCCCGGCCGTGACGTGTACGGCCCAGGCGACGCTGTTGACCGGCACGCTGCCCAACACGCACGGCGTCGTCGCCAACGGCTGGCTGCACCACAGCACCAACGAGGTCCGGTTCTGGCAGCAGTGCAACCGCCTCATCCAGGCCGAACCGCTGTACGAGACGGCGCGGGCGCGGGCCAAGCTCCGGCAGCAGGATTTCACCAGCGCGAAGCTGTTCTGGTGGTTCAACCAGGGCGCGGCGGTGGACATCTCCGTGACCCCCAAACCGCACTACGCGGTGAACGGGAACAAGGCGTTCGGGATCGCCGGCACGCCGCCGGAACTGACCGAACGGCTCGAGCGCACGCTGGGGCCGTTCCCGTTCCCGGCGTTCTGGGGGCCGATGGCCGGCATCAAGAGCACGCAGTGGATCGCACGGGCGGCCGCGGAAGTGATCCGCATCGAACAGCCGACGCTCGCCCTCGTCTACCTCCCGCACCTCGACTACGACCCGCAGCGGTTCGGGCCGAGCGGGTGCGACCTGGCGCGGTGCGTGCAGGAACTCGACGACGCGTGCGTACCGGTGCTGGCGGCGGCGGAAGAGCGGGGGGCGCAGGTGTGGGTGGTGAGCGAGTACGGGCACTGCGACGTGTCGCGGCCGGTGTACCTGAACCGCGGGTTGCGGGCGGCCGGGCTGCTGGAAGTGCGTAACGGACCGTTCGGCGAGCAACTCGACCCGTACGGCTCGCGGGCGTTCGCGGTCGTGGACCACCAGCTCGCGCACGTGTACGTGCGCGACTCGGCCGACCTCGCGCGCGTGCGTGCGGTCCTCGCGGGCGTACCGGGTGTGGCCAAGCTCTACACGGGCGAGGAGCGGGCCGCGCTCCACCTCGACCACCGCCGCAGCGGCGAGATTGTCCTGCTCGCAGAGCCTGACGCGTGGTTCGCGTACCCGTTCTGGCTCGACGACCGGCTGGCCCCGGACTACGCGCGGGCGGTCGCGATCCACCACAAGCCCGGCTTCGACCCGTGCGAGCTGTTCTTCGACCCGAAGATGTTGTTCCCCAAGCTCCATTCCGCCCGGCGCCTGCTCGAAAAGAAGCTCGGGTTCCGCACCACGTTCGACGTGGTCCCACTGGACGCGCGGGTCGTTCGGGGCAGCCACGGGCTCGCGGCGGCCGACCCGCTCGACCGCCCCATCCTCATCGGCCACGGCCCGAACCCGAACGCCAGTGTCCCCATGACGCGGGTGAAAGAACTGCTACTGGAGGCGATGGGCCTGCCCGCGTGA
- a CDS encoding CocE/NonD family hydrolase: protein MLRWSLPPALALSLLLLAPLPSPGAQPPAGPPKPLAGAELKDYIRANYTKYEYQIPMRDGVKLFTAVYVPKDDSHTYPMMLTRTPYSVAPYGPDKYPDGLRPNALFVKSGYIFVNQDVRGRWMSEGEYVNVRPHNPAKKDKEIDEASDTYDTVEWLTKNVKGHNGKVGITGISYPGFYTVAGMIDAHPAVKAVSPQAPVSEWFIGDDFHHNGCLFLPHCFNFMYGFGKNRPEPTKKATFGRFDHDTPDGYKFFLEMGPLKNADAKYYKGEIAFWKEVMEHGTYDDFWKARNIRQHVKNIKPAVLTVGGWFDAENLFGALEVYKHAEANNPPKLSTNSNDLTVPLNHLVMGPWDHGGWSRGTGDHLGDVRFNSNTSEFFREKIEFPFFEYHLKGRIAEGIRTIPNLQRDGSLVPQFPKAWVFETGTNVWRKHDAWPPKEATSTAFRLLGDGNLAADSPTPSESLSFDEYTSDPAKPVPFINKTDIGMVREYMTADQRFAATRPDVLVYQTPEQKHDLTIAGPIEVELYVSTTGTDADWVVKVIDVYPSDFPDPDPNPTGVRMGGYQQLIRGEPFRGKFRNSFSTPEPFKPGEVTKVKFTMPDVYHTLRPGHRLMVQVQSTWFPLVDRNPQTFCDIYKADAKDFQKQTHRVYRDAEHPSKVTVGVIK from the coding sequence ATGCTCCGCTGGTCGTTGCCACCCGCGCTCGCGCTGAGCCTCCTGCTGCTCGCGCCGCTGCCGTCGCCCGGCGCGCAGCCGCCCGCCGGTCCGCCCAAGCCGCTCGCCGGCGCGGAACTCAAGGACTACATCCGCGCGAACTACACGAAGTACGAGTACCAGATCCCCATGCGCGACGGCGTGAAGCTGTTCACCGCCGTCTACGTGCCGAAGGACGACTCGCACACGTACCCGATGATGCTCACCCGCACCCCGTACAGCGTGGCCCCGTACGGCCCGGACAAGTACCCCGACGGCCTGCGGCCCAACGCCCTGTTCGTGAAGAGCGGCTACATCTTCGTGAACCAGGACGTGCGCGGGCGGTGGATGTCCGAGGGCGAGTACGTGAACGTGCGGCCGCACAACCCCGCGAAGAAGGACAAGGAGATCGACGAGGCGAGCGACACCTACGACACCGTGGAGTGGCTCACCAAGAACGTGAAGGGGCACAACGGGAAGGTCGGCATCACCGGCATCTCGTACCCGGGCTTCTACACGGTCGCCGGCATGATCGACGCCCACCCGGCGGTCAAGGCCGTGTCCCCGCAGGCGCCGGTGAGCGAGTGGTTCATCGGCGACGACTTCCACCACAACGGCTGCCTGTTCCTGCCGCACTGCTTCAACTTCATGTACGGGTTCGGCAAGAACCGCCCGGAGCCGACCAAGAAGGCCACCTTCGGCCGGTTCGACCACGACACGCCGGACGGCTACAAGTTCTTCCTCGAGATGGGGCCGCTCAAGAACGCCGACGCGAAATACTACAAGGGCGAGATCGCGTTCTGGAAGGAGGTGATGGAACACGGCACCTACGACGACTTTTGGAAGGCCCGCAACATCCGTCAGCACGTTAAGAACATCAAGCCCGCGGTGCTCACCGTCGGCGGCTGGTTCGACGCGGAGAACCTGTTCGGTGCGCTGGAGGTCTACAAGCACGCGGAGGCGAACAACCCGCCGAAACTCTCAACAAATTCTAACGACCTAACCGTTCCACTTAACCATCTTGTCATGGGCCCGTGGGACCACGGTGGCTGGAGCCGTGGCACCGGCGACCATCTGGGCGACGTGCGGTTTAATTCCAACACATCCGAATTTTTTCGAGAGAAGATCGAGTTCCCGTTCTTCGAGTACCACCTGAAGGGCAGAATTGCCGAAGGCATCAGGACAATACCCAACTTACAACGCGATGGGAGCTTGGTTCCGCAGTTCCCGAAGGCGTGGGTGTTCGAGACCGGCACGAACGTGTGGCGCAAGCACGATGCGTGGCCGCCGAAGGAGGCAACTTCGACGGCGTTCCGGCTGTTGGGCGACGGCAACCTCGCGGCCGATTCGCCCACGCCGTCTGAGTCGCTTTCCTTCGACGAGTACACCTCCGACCCCGCGAAGCCGGTGCCGTTCATCAACAAGACGGACATCGGCATGGTGCGCGAGTACATGACGGCCGACCAGCGGTTCGCCGCCACGCGGCCGGACGTGCTCGTGTACCAGACGCCGGAACAGAAACACGACCTCACGATCGCGGGGCCGATCGAGGTGGAACTGTACGTCTCCACCACCGGCACCGACGCCGACTGGGTGGTAAAGGTGATCGACGTGTACCCGTCTGACTTCCCGGACCCGGACCCGAACCCGACCGGCGTGCGGATGGGCGGCTACCAGCAGTTGATCCGCGGCGAGCCGTTCCGCGGCAAGTTCCGCAACAGCTTTTCCACGCCGGAGCCGTTCAAGCCGGGCGAGGTGACGAAGGTGAAGTTCACCATGCCGGACGTGTACCACACGCTCCGCCCCGGCCACCGCCTGATGGTGCAGGTGCAATCGACGTGGTTCCCGCTCGTGGACCGCAACCCGCAAACGTTCTGCGACATCTACAAGGCCGACGCGAAGGACTTCCAGAAGCAGACGCACCGCGTCTACCGCGACGCGGAACACCCGTCGAAGGTCACGGTGGGTGTGATCAAGTGA
- a CDS encoding RNA polymerase sigma factor, whose amino-acid sequence MADLARRLGRLLVTNDSPSDADLIDRFVANRDGPAFAALVCRHGPMVLAVCRRVLRHRQDAEDAFQATFLVLARRADAIRPRSLLGNWLYGVAYRTALGARRSELARRVREAKVAVRVGDAAPDDAVSPDLRAAIDREVAALPAVCRAAVVACDLEGLSRREAAVRLGWSEGTLSSRLARARGLLARQLARYGLAVPAAGLAAVAGPAAVAHTLAEPTVRLATLVAVGEAVVTAPVTALMEGTMRTMLLAKMKAATAAAVVGCAVAVTALAGWRADAAGAADPTQPEPTKAAEAPKRAQPKPDTERRTTPLSDKERIAQLERERDLLLKQLTELTARLDKVEADRKRLEALEAWRMTNPMFNLNSLSPQNFQGYLTDPPTYLGKMTPLITTHPPGSALPTPDKQSGMHFQYQSPPAADPHRPATPAGQQPTAEATPKKPVVKTYDVDSLVRDDKEGEALIKVVRAVVEPKSWGADSGIEYLPGHKVLVVRQTDPVHKEVKELLAELGARNKPAQNLGIRP is encoded by the coding sequence ATGGCCGACCTCGCACGTCGCCTGGGGCGACTGCTCGTGACGAACGATTCCCCGTCCGACGCGGACCTGATCGACCGGTTCGTCGCCAACCGGGACGGGCCGGCGTTCGCCGCGCTCGTGTGCCGGCACGGACCGATGGTGCTGGCCGTGTGTCGGCGCGTGCTGCGCCACCGCCAGGACGCCGAGGACGCGTTCCAGGCCACGTTCCTCGTGCTGGCGCGGCGGGCGGACGCCATCCGCCCCCGGTCGCTCCTGGGGAACTGGCTCTACGGCGTCGCGTACCGGACCGCGCTCGGGGCGCGCCGGTCGGAACTGGCCCGGCGCGTGCGCGAGGCCAAGGTCGCGGTGCGGGTCGGGGACGCGGCGCCCGACGATGCGGTGTCGCCCGATTTGCGCGCCGCCATCGACCGCGAAGTGGCGGCGCTGCCGGCGGTGTGCCGGGCCGCCGTGGTCGCGTGCGATCTGGAAGGGCTGTCGCGGCGCGAGGCCGCGGTCCGGCTGGGGTGGTCCGAGGGCACCTTGTCGAGCCGCCTCGCCCGTGCCCGCGGGCTGCTGGCCCGGCAGTTGGCCCGGTACGGGTTGGCCGTTCCGGCCGCGGGTCTGGCCGCGGTCGCCGGGCCGGCGGCGGTGGCGCACACGCTGGCCGAGCCGACGGTTCGATTGGCAACACTGGTGGCGGTCGGCGAGGCGGTGGTGACCGCCCCGGTGACGGCCCTGATGGAGGGGACCATGCGAACGATGCTACTGGCGAAGATGAAGGCGGCGACCGCCGCGGCGGTGGTCGGGTGCGCGGTCGCGGTGACCGCCCTGGCCGGGTGGCGGGCGGACGCCGCCGGGGCCGCGGACCCGACGCAACCGGAGCCAACCAAAGCGGCCGAGGCCCCGAAGCGGGCGCAGCCGAAGCCGGACACCGAGCGCCGGACGACACCGCTCTCGGACAAGGAGCGCATTGCCCAGCTCGAACGCGAGCGGGATCTGTTGCTGAAGCAACTGACCGAACTCACGGCCCGGCTGGACAAGGTCGAAGCCGACCGGAAACGTCTCGAAGCGCTCGAAGCCTGGCGGATGACGAACCCGATGTTCAACCTCAATTCTCTATCACCGCAGAATTTTCAGGGTTATCTCACCGATCCGCCAACGTATCTGGGGAAAATGACCCCCCTCATAACGACGCATCCGCCCGGCTCGGCCCTGCCGACACCGGACAAACAGTCGGGCATGCATTTCCAGTATCAGAGCCCGCCGGCGGCGGACCCGCATCGTCCCGCCACGCCGGCCGGGCAGCAACCCACAGCGGAAGCAACCCCCAAGAAGCCGGTTGTGAAGACGTATGATGTCGATTCGCTGGTCCGGGACGATAAGGAAGGCGAGGCGCTCATCAAGGTGGTGCGGGCGGTGGTCGAGCCGAAGTCCTGGGGAGCGGACTCCGGCATCGAGTACCTGCCGGGGCACAAGGTGCTGGTGGTCCGGCAGACCGACCCGGTACACAAAGAGGTCAAGGAACTGCTGGCGGAGCTGGGCGCGCGGAACAAGCCGGCCCAGAACCTCGGCATCAGACCTTGA
- a CDS encoding DUF1549 and DUF1553 domain-containing protein: MPRFAYVLATAVAVAAPTVSRAADAPSFSTDVVPLLTKAGCNQGACHGKGAGQNGFRLSLRGFAPEQDYLWITREFSGRRLDRTKPEESLLLRKATGQTPHEGGRLFTPTSREYQLLRDWVAAGYPGPNKTEAKVSKLELTPAASALKPGDEVQLVATATFSDGTRRDVTWLTKFDSNDPAYLEITPGGKAKALRNGASAVRAMYLTEVAVTVFAMPFDRPVDETRFTAANNFVDTHVFAKLKELRIEPSDLCSDEEFIRRLFLDACGTLPTAAEVTAFAAGTDAKKREKLVDAVLARPEFTDYWALQLGDLFQNRKERDHDVRGAKGVRQFHAWLRKQVAENRPWDAVARDVLTAAGASTDSPAVGYYIVTVGEHRHGESSEAPESIAQAFLGTRIGCAKCHNHPLERYTQDDFYHFAAFFSRVKLDRKEAKAGPTTLSVSHPDQNQNKNPVGVSQPRTGMFMKPQPLDRSKRDVAPGDDPRVALAKWITDPANEYFTGAMVNRVWRHYMGVGLVEPVDDLRATNPPTNPALWKALNAEFTDKKFDLRALMRVVLTSRAYQLSSATRPGNETDTRFYSHYAARRLPAEVLLDAICDATGVPDRFDGYPVGVRAVQVPDPGSASYFLRAFGRSDRVTACACERSGDVSLPNVLHLICGDTITVKLNSGSGWLAKRLKDEKDDLKLLDELFLRAYARKPGAGERARVAELLRDKDAPRDELFRDLFWALLNSKEFLFNR, encoded by the coding sequence ATGCCCCGGTTCGCGTATGTGCTCGCCACGGCGGTTGCCGTCGCGGCGCCGACCGTTTCGCGTGCGGCGGACGCTCCGTCCTTCAGCACGGACGTGGTGCCGCTGCTCACCAAAGCCGGGTGCAACCAGGGCGCGTGCCACGGCAAGGGGGCCGGGCAGAACGGCTTCCGCCTGTCGCTCCGCGGGTTCGCGCCGGAGCAGGATTATCTGTGGATCACCCGCGAGTTCAGCGGCCGGCGCCTCGACCGGACCAAGCCCGAAGAGAGCCTGCTGCTCCGGAAGGCCACCGGCCAGACGCCGCACGAGGGCGGCCGGCTCTTCACGCCGACCAGCCGCGAGTACCAGCTCCTCCGCGACTGGGTCGCGGCCGGGTACCCCGGCCCCAACAAGACCGAGGCCAAGGTCAGCAAGCTCGAACTCACGCCGGCCGCGTCCGCACTGAAGCCGGGCGACGAGGTGCAACTCGTCGCGACCGCCACGTTCTCCGACGGCACGCGGCGGGACGTGACCTGGCTCACCAAGTTCGACTCGAACGACCCCGCGTACCTCGAAATCACGCCGGGCGGTAAGGCAAAGGCGCTCCGCAACGGCGCGAGCGCCGTCCGCGCGATGTACCTCACCGAGGTCGCGGTGACGGTGTTCGCGATGCCGTTCGACCGGCCCGTGGACGAGACGCGGTTCACCGCCGCGAACAACTTCGTCGACACGCACGTCTTCGCGAAGCTCAAGGAACTCCGCATCGAGCCGTCGGACCTGTGTTCGGACGAGGAGTTCATCCGCCGCCTGTTCCTCGACGCGTGCGGCACGCTGCCCACCGCGGCCGAGGTCACCGCGTTCGCGGCCGGTACCGACGCGAAGAAGCGCGAAAAGCTGGTCGACGCGGTGCTGGCCCGGCCGGAGTTCACCGACTACTGGGCGCTCCAACTGGGCGACCTCTTCCAGAACCGCAAGGAGCGCGACCACGACGTGCGCGGCGCAAAGGGCGTGCGGCAGTTCCACGCCTGGCTGCGGAAGCAGGTCGCGGAGAACCGGCCCTGGGACGCCGTCGCCCGCGACGTGCTCACCGCCGCCGGCGCGAGCACCGACAGTCCGGCGGTCGGGTACTACATCGTCACCGTCGGCGAACACCGGCACGGCGAAAGCTCCGAAGCCCCCGAGTCGATCGCGCAGGCGTTCCTCGGCACGCGCATCGGCTGCGCGAAGTGCCACAACCACCCGCTCGAGCGCTACACACAGGACGATTTCTACCACTTCGCCGCGTTCTTCAGCCGGGTGAAGCTCGACCGCAAGGAAGCGAAGGCGGGGCCGACCACGCTCAGCGTGAGCCACCCGGACCAGAACCAGAACAAGAACCCCGTGGGCGTGAGCCAACCGCGCACCGGCATGTTCATGAAGCCGCAGCCGCTCGACCGGTCGAAACGGGACGTGGCGCCGGGCGACGACCCGCGGGTCGCGCTGGCGAAGTGGATCACCGACCCGGCGAACGAGTACTTCACCGGCGCGATGGTGAACCGGGTGTGGCGGCACTACATGGGCGTCGGACTGGTCGAACCGGTGGACGACCTCCGGGCGACGAACCCGCCCACGAACCCCGCGCTGTGGAAGGCGCTCAACGCGGAGTTCACGGACAAAAAATTCGACCTGCGCGCGCTGATGCGGGTGGTGCTCACCTCGCGCGCCTACCAGCTCTCGAGTGCGACGCGGCCGGGCAACGAGACCGACACCCGGTTCTACTCGCACTACGCCGCCCGCCGGCTCCCGGCCGAGGTGCTGCTCGACGCGATCTGCGACGCGACCGGCGTGCCCGACCGCTTCGACGGCTACCCGGTCGGCGTGCGCGCGGTGCAGGTGCCCGACCCGGGCTCGGCGTCGTACTTCTTGCGGGCGTTCGGGCGCAGCGACCGGGTGACGGCGTGCGCGTGCGAGCGCAGTGGCGACGTGAGCCTGCCCAACGTGCTGCACCTGATCTGCGGCGACACGATCACCGTGAAACTTAACAGCGGGAGCGGCTGGCTCGCGAAGCGGCTCAAGGACGAGAAAGACGATTTGAAACTGCTGGACGAACTCTTCTTGCGCGCCTACGCCCGCAAGCCCGGTGCGGGGGAGCGGGCGCGGGTGGCGGAACTGCTGAGGGACAAGGACGCGCCCCGCGACGAACTCTTCCGCGACCTGTTCTGGGCGCTCCTGAACAGCAAGGAGTTCCTATTCAACCGGTGA